The following proteins come from a genomic window of Nocardiopsis sp. YSL2:
- a CDS encoding LysR family transcriptional regulator codes for MLDANRLRVLVEIAHAGSIAAAAQRLSFTPPALSQQLTKLEREVGCQLVERGRAGATLTEAGLVLLDHGERVLGQLRDAEAAVRAVAGEPPGRLSLGAFASAGKVLLPATLAAFGSEHPHVRLSLSDVEPPGGYDLVTSGDLDLLITHRYPGTPLPRTGGLHRERILVDPLMAVAPTGHPITDRSLSLADLAGEEWICGAPGIHNRVTLDDAAAAAGVRLNVTYETRDYEVALALIEAGVGVALIPRSILGAARGGGWVGRPLKGASLAREIFAVHRGRVTEPVPAMVAILRRTAARALDYSGGAPGGDGAFHR; via the coding sequence ATGCTGGACGCCAACAGGCTGCGCGTGCTGGTGGAGATCGCGCACGCCGGCTCCATCGCCGCCGCGGCCCAGCGGCTCTCCTTCACCCCGCCCGCCCTCTCCCAGCAACTGACCAAGCTGGAGCGCGAGGTGGGCTGCCAGCTCGTCGAACGCGGACGCGCCGGCGCCACGCTCACCGAGGCCGGCCTGGTCCTGCTCGACCACGGAGAACGGGTCCTGGGCCAGCTCCGCGACGCCGAGGCGGCGGTCCGTGCTGTTGCGGGCGAGCCGCCCGGGCGCCTGTCCCTGGGCGCCTTCGCCAGCGCGGGCAAGGTCCTGCTGCCCGCCACGCTCGCCGCCTTCGGCAGCGAACACCCCCACGTGCGCCTGTCCCTGTCGGACGTCGAACCCCCGGGCGGCTACGACCTGGTCACCTCCGGCGACCTGGACCTGCTCATCACCCACCGCTACCCGGGCACACCCCTGCCCCGTACCGGAGGGCTGCACCGCGAACGCATCCTCGTGGACCCGCTCATGGCCGTCGCCCCGACCGGACACCCCATAACCGACCGGTCCCTGTCCCTGGCCGACCTGGCCGGGGAGGAGTGGATCTGCGGGGCGCCCGGGATCCACAACCGGGTCACCCTGGACGACGCCGCCGCGGCCGCCGGGGTCCGGCTGAACGTCACCTACGAGACCCGCGACTACGAGGTGGCCCTGGCGCTCATCGAGGCGGGGGTCGGTGTGGCGCTCATCCCGCGCAGCATCCTGGGCGCGGCCCGCGGCGGGGGCTGGGTCGGCCGCCCGCTCAAGGGCGCCAGCCTGGCCAGGGAGATCTTCGCCGTCCACCGCGGCCGCGTCACCGAACCGGTTCCGGCCATGGTCGCGATCCTGCGGCGCACGGCGGCGCGCGCCCTGGACTACAGCGGGGGAGCTCCGGGCGGGGACGGGGCGTTCCACCGGTAG
- a CDS encoding threonine/serine dehydratase, giving the protein MSPRTAHAVPTATDVRAAAERIAPYARRTPVLHTEIDGRPVSLKLEYLQRTGAFKLRGALNALLGGPPTDRVITASGGNHGLGVATAARLLGVRATVYVPETVPEAKAAPLAATGAEIVRVGEEYAQAAAEARSRALAEDVRYLHAYDDALVVAGQGTIGLEIASDAPECDTVAVAVGGGGLVAGVRLGSGDRRVVGVEPRGCRSLHSALASGHPVQGPVDSVASSALGAATLGEVPFEVLRSHPVTTALVGDDEILAAQDRLWEEFRIATEPAAAVPFAAWLAGLVPGERPCLVVCGANAEWRRTG; this is encoded by the coding sequence ATGAGCCCCAGAACCGCGCACGCAGTCCCCACGGCCACCGACGTCCGAGCCGCCGCGGAGCGCATCGCGCCCTACGCCCGGCGCACACCCGTCCTGCACACCGAGATCGACGGCCGCCCGGTCTCGCTGAAGTTGGAGTACCTCCAGCGCACGGGCGCGTTCAAGCTGCGCGGAGCACTCAACGCCCTGCTCGGCGGACCGCCGACCGACCGGGTGATCACCGCCTCGGGCGGCAACCACGGACTCGGCGTGGCGACGGCGGCACGGCTGCTCGGCGTGCGCGCCACGGTCTACGTGCCGGAGACGGTCCCCGAGGCCAAGGCCGCTCCCCTGGCGGCCACGGGCGCGGAGATCGTGCGGGTGGGCGAGGAGTACGCGCAGGCCGCGGCCGAGGCCCGATCGCGCGCGCTGGCCGAGGACGTGCGCTACCTGCACGCCTACGACGACGCGCTCGTGGTCGCCGGGCAGGGCACCATCGGCCTGGAGATCGCCTCCGACGCGCCCGAGTGCGACACCGTCGCGGTCGCCGTCGGCGGAGGCGGCCTGGTGGCCGGGGTGCGCCTGGGCTCCGGCGACCGCCGCGTGGTGGGTGTGGAGCCGCGCGGGTGCCGGAGTCTGCACTCCGCGCTCGCGTCGGGCCACCCCGTCCAGGGCCCCGTGGACTCCGTGGCCTCCTCCGCCCTGGGCGCGGCCACCCTGGGCGAGGTGCCCTTCGAGGTGCTGCGGTCGCACCCGGTGACGACCGCGCTGGTCGGCGACGACGAGATCCTCGCCGCCCAGGACCGGCTGTGGGAGGAGTTCCGGATCGCCACCGAACCGGCCGCCGCCGTGCCCTTCGCCGCCTGGCTGGCGGGCCTGGTACCCGGCGAGCGCCCCTGCCTGGTGGTGTGCGGCGCCAACGCCGAGTGGCGACGCACGGGCTGA
- a CDS encoding 1-acyl-sn-glycerol-3-phosphate acyltransferase, producing the protein MLYGALRQTAAVLARTLCRPTIEGRENVPARGAVLLASNHLSFVDSVVIPLSVTHRRVRFLAKSDYFEGTGLKGRATRTVFGSLGAMPVQRGNARDALLSLEMMLDRLREGEACVVYPEGTRSRDGRLYRGRTGVAHLAMESKAPVVPVAVSGTQLVQPIGASMPRPHPFTVRFGEPLDFSTGYDHLAPGKARREITDRVMDAIHGLSGQERAHEYNTYTSEE; encoded by the coding sequence GTGCTCTACGGTGCGTTGCGGCAGACCGCGGCGGTGCTCGCCCGGACCCTGTGCCGCCCGACCATCGAGGGCCGTGAGAACGTCCCTGCCCGCGGCGCCGTCCTACTGGCCAGCAACCACCTGTCGTTCGTCGACAGCGTGGTCATCCCGCTCTCGGTCACGCACCGGCGGGTGCGCTTCCTGGCCAAGAGCGACTACTTCGAGGGCACCGGCCTCAAGGGCCGGGCCACCAGGACCGTCTTCGGTTCGCTGGGCGCGATGCCGGTGCAGCGCGGCAACGCGCGCGATGCCCTGCTGTCGCTGGAGATGATGCTCGACCGGCTCCGCGAGGGCGAGGCGTGCGTGGTCTACCCCGAGGGCACCCGGTCCCGGGACGGGCGCCTGTACCGGGGCCGGACCGGCGTGGCCCATCTGGCCATGGAGTCCAAGGCGCCCGTCGTGCCCGTGGCGGTCTCCGGCACGCAACTGGTCCAGCCGATCGGCGCGTCGATGCCCCGACCGCACCCGTTCACGGTGCGCTTCGGCGAGCCGCTGGACTTCTCCACCGGCTACGACCACCTGGCCCCGGGCAAGGCTCGCCGCGAGATCACCGACCGCGTGATGGACGCCATCCACGGCCTGTCCGGCCAGGAGCGCGCGCACGAGTACAACACCTACACCAGCGAGGAGTGA
- a CDS encoding IS630 family transposase — MSAPGPKLPPLELSDQERAELQRWVRRRKTAQDLALRARIVLACAEGLSNAQVRREVGVSAPTVTKWRQRFIAHRLDGLTDEPRPGRPRTITDAQVEAVVAATLESTPAPDTHWSTRSMAQHTGMTQNAVWRIWNAFGLQPHRREQFKISTDPFFIDKVRDVVGLYLDPPERAVALCVDEKSQIQALNRTQPVLPMMPGTPERATHDYVRAGVTSLFAALDTATGQVITSIHRRHRAIEFKKFLAKIDREVPADLQVHLVLDNYATHKTPEIQRWLLRHPRFHLHFIPTSSSWLNLVERWFAEITNRLIRRGTHRSVQALEKDIRAWAASWNENPRPYVWTKTAEEILDSIASYCQRISK, encoded by the coding sequence ATGAGTGCTCCTGGACCGAAGCTGCCCCCGCTGGAGCTGAGCGACCAAGAACGCGCCGAGCTCCAGCGGTGGGTCAGACGACGCAAGACCGCACAGGACCTGGCCCTGCGGGCCCGGATCGTGCTCGCCTGCGCCGAAGGCCTGTCCAACGCCCAGGTCCGCCGCGAGGTAGGAGTATCGGCGCCCACGGTGACCAAGTGGCGCCAGCGCTTCATCGCGCACCGCTTGGACGGCCTGACCGACGAACCCCGGCCCGGACGGCCGCGCACGATCACCGACGCCCAGGTCGAGGCGGTGGTGGCCGCCACCCTGGAGAGCACACCCGCCCCTGACACCCACTGGTCCACGCGCTCCATGGCCCAGCACACAGGCATGACCCAGAACGCGGTGTGGCGCATCTGGAACGCCTTCGGCCTGCAGCCCCACCGGCGGGAACAGTTCAAGATCTCCACCGACCCGTTCTTCATCGACAAGGTCCGCGACGTCGTCGGCCTCTACCTCGACCCGCCCGAACGGGCGGTGGCGCTGTGCGTGGACGAGAAGTCCCAGATCCAGGCGCTCAACCGCACCCAGCCGGTGCTGCCGATGATGCCCGGCACCCCCGAGCGGGCCACCCATGACTACGTGCGTGCCGGGGTGACCAGCCTGTTCGCCGCGCTGGACACCGCCACAGGGCAGGTGATCACTTCGATCCACCGCCGCCACCGCGCCATCGAGTTCAAGAAGTTCCTGGCCAAGATCGACCGCGAGGTCCCCGCGGACCTGCAGGTGCACCTGGTCCTGGACAACTACGCCACGCACAAGACCCCCGAGATCCAAAGGTGGCTACTACGCCACCCCCGGTTCCACCTGCACTTCATCCCGACCAGTTCCTCCTGGTTGAACCTGGTCGAGCGGTGGTTCGCCGAGATCACCAACCGGCTGATCCGCCGCGGCACCCACCGCAGCGTCCAGGCCCTGGAGAAGGACATCCGCGCCTGGGCCGCGTCCTGGAACGAGAATCCCCGACCCTATGTGTGGACCAAGACCGCAGAGGAGATCCTCGACAGCATCGCCTCATACTGCCAACGCATCAGCAAGTGA
- a CDS encoding TauD/TfdA family dioxygenase codes for MTATIDTASKRLRASAAVDDALVEGPRRLRRLPAGAVSRPYELFAVRPLGPLIGAEIHGVDLRERISEEQRAELHRALLEFKVVFFRDQPIDSRRQQEIARMWGELETNPFIDRGEDAHVARFAKGALPPSYENVWHTDVTWREEPAMGAILRLVEVPPMGGDTLWADMAAAYDNLPDHVKERIEGRTAVHDVIPGFARFLDSDRLLEWQDRFPPVEHPVVRTHPETGRRTLFVNVSFTTRIVGLDPAESDEILRFLFQQAHAPEFQVRFSWRPDSIAFWDNRATQHYAVNDYHPHPRVAERVAIVGDRPF; via the coding sequence ATGACCGCGACCATCGACACCGCCTCGAAGCGGCTGCGCGCGAGCGCGGCCGTCGACGACGCCCTCGTCGAGGGACCGCGCCGTCTGCGACGGCTCCCCGCGGGCGCCGTGTCCCGGCCCTACGAGCTCTTCGCGGTCCGTCCCCTCGGCCCCCTCATCGGCGCGGAGATCCACGGCGTCGACCTGCGCGAGCGCATCAGCGAGGAGCAGCGCGCCGAACTGCACCGCGCGCTGCTGGAGTTCAAGGTCGTGTTCTTCCGCGACCAGCCCATCGACTCCCGGCGCCAGCAGGAGATCGCCCGCATGTGGGGCGAGCTGGAGACCAACCCCTTCATCGACCGGGGCGAGGACGCCCACGTCGCCCGCTTCGCCAAGGGCGCGCTGCCGCCCAGCTACGAGAACGTCTGGCACACCGACGTCACCTGGCGCGAGGAGCCCGCCATGGGCGCGATCCTGCGCCTGGTCGAGGTGCCGCCGATGGGCGGGGACACCCTGTGGGCGGACATGGCCGCCGCCTACGACAACCTGCCCGACCACGTCAAGGAGCGCATCGAGGGCCGCACCGCCGTCCACGACGTCATCCCGGGCTTCGCGCGCTTCCTGGACAGCGACCGGCTGCTGGAGTGGCAGGACCGGTTCCCCCCGGTCGAGCACCCCGTGGTGCGCACCCACCCCGAGACCGGCCGCCGGACGCTGTTCGTCAACGTCTCCTTCACGACGCGGATCGTGGGCCTGGACCCGGCCGAGAGCGACGAGATCCTGCGCTTCCTCTTCCAACAGGCGCACGCGCCCGAGTTCCAGGTGCGCTTCTCCTGGCGGCCCGACTCCATCGCGTTCTGGGACAACCGCGCCACCCAGCACTACGCCGTGAACGACTACCACCCCCACCCGCGGGTGGCCGAGCGCGTCGCGATCGTGGGCGACCGGCCCTTCTAG